The Kribbella amoyensis genomic sequence TGTGGCTCGCGGCAACCATTCCGTGGGGTCCGTCGGTGATCACGGCGGCCGCGGCACCGAGCTCGGTCAACCGACGGGCGCCGCTCTCGACGCTCACGTCGTCGCCGAGTGCGTCCCGCAACTCGGCCGCGTTCGAGCGGACCACGGCACCCGCCTTCGCGGCCGCCAGCAGCGCCTCGCCACCGGTGTCGATCACGGTGAGCACGTCGTGATGCCGGGCGCGCACCGCGATCTCGGCGTACGCGTCGGTCGGTACGCCGGGCGGCAGGCTGCCCGAGCACGCGAGGACGCCGAGCCGGCCCCACGGCATCCGGTCGTGGAACGCGCGCCATTCGTCGCCCGAGACGGTCGGCCCGGCCTCGTTGAAGATGGTCGCGTCGCCGTCGGATTCGTTGACGATGGCAACGGTTCGGCGGGTCTCCGCGGAGATCGGGGTGAGCAGCGCGGTCAGGCCGGCGTCGAAGAGCTCCTCGGCGACCAGCTCGCCGGTGATCCCGCCGACGAACCCGAGCGCGAGCACCTGGTGCCCGAGCGTCGCGGCCACCCGGGCCACGTTCACGCCCTTGCCGCCGGCCCGCTGCCGGATCGCGCCGACCCGGTGGCTGCCGCCGACGACGAGCTCGCCAACCTGGTAGGTGACGTCCAGCGCGAGGTTGAGGGTGACGGTGCCGATCAGTCCAGCCACGAGCCGGCCCGCATCACCTTGTCGACCCGGTAGTCGTCGTCCAGCACGACCAGGTCCGCCCGCTTGCCGGTCTCGATCCCACCGACGTGGTACCAGCCGAACGCCTCGGCCGGCGTCGTCGACGCCATCCGGGACGCGTCCACCAGGGACACCCCGGCCTTGACCGCGTTGCGGTAGGCAACGTCCATCGTCAGCGTGCTGCCCGCGATCGAGTGCGACCCGTGCGCCAGCGTGGCCAGCCCGTCGGTGACGTCGACCTCGAGCCCACCCAGCTGGTACCGGCCATTCGGCATCCCGGTCGCGATCATCGCGTCGGTGATCAGCGCGATCCGGGACACCCCGGCGGCCGAGAGCGCGACCCGGACCACCTGCGGATCCAGGTGCATGCCGTCGTTGATCACCTCGAGCAGCAGCCGCGGATCGTTCAGCGCGGCGCCGACCGGACCGGGGTCGCGGTGGTGGAACGGGCGCATCCCGTTGAACAGGTGCGTCGCCACGGTCGCCCCGGCGTCCGCACCCGCGATCATCTGCTCGTACGTCGCGTCGGTGTGCCCGAGCGCGGCGACCACACCGGCGTCGACGACCTGGCGGATCGCGTCCAGCCCGTGTTCGAGCTCGGGCGCGATCGTCACCATCTTCACCGCGTCGCCGAGGACCTTGGCCACATCGCCCTCGACCGGATCGCGGAGCAGGGTCGGCTCGTGCGCACCACAGCGCGCCTCGGAGAGGAACGGCCCCTCCAGGTGGACACCCGCGATCACGCCGTCGGTGACGAGATCGGCCAGGCAGGCGGTCTGCGAGACGATCTCGTCCAGCGGCGCGGTGACCAGGCTGGCCATCGTCGTGGTGGTGCCGTGCTTGGCGTGGAAGGCCGCGGCCTTGCGGACCTCCTCGGGATCCGTGGTCGAGTACGTCGCCCCGCCACCGCCGTGGGTGTGGATGTCGACGAACCCGGGCACCACCGTGGCCGCGCCGAGGTCCTCGGGCCGGCGGCCGTCCGCGGGCATCCCGTCCGACCGGCGGCCGAACGCGACGATGTCGCCGTCCTCGACCTGGATCCAGGCGTTCTCGAGTACGTCGTCCGGCGTGACCAGCCGGGCCACGCGATACGTCGTCATACCGTCCGCTCTCCGCTCACCGTGATCTGCTGCTGTCCTTGACCCCTGTGGTCCCAGGTCAATCGTGCGCCGGTCCGGCGGCGACGTCCCAGGCCATGAACGCGGCGCCGAGACAGCCCGCCTCCTCGCCGAGCTCGGCGGCGACGATCTCCGGCTCGCGCTGGAACGTCAGCCGCTCGTGCACACCCTCGCGCAACGGCGCCAGCAACGTCTCACCGGCCCCCACCAGTCCACCACCGATGGCGATCCGGGTCGGCGCGACGAGGGTCGTGTAGAGCACGAGCGCGTCCACCAACGCGGTCAGCGCCTCGTCCCACACCGCCGCCGCGTCGGGGTCACCCGCCGCCAGCAACTCGAGGACCTCGCGGGCCCCGTCGACCACCTCGCCGGTCCGAGCGCCGTACCGCCGGGCCAGCGCGGCCGCGGACGCCACGGTCTCCAGGCAACCACGTTGCCCACAGGCACAGAGCTCGGCGGCCTCGCCCTGGACGAACCGGGTGTGCCCGAGCTCACCGGCGTACCCGTCGCCGCTGACCAGCGAACCGTCGACCACCATGGCCGCGGCGATCCCGGTCCCGAGCGGGAGGAAGAGGGAGTTCGTCGTACCGCGGAGTGCGCCCACGCGGACCTCGGCGTACCCGCCGGCGCGGACGTCGTGCGCGAGCGTCACCTGCTGGTCCGGACCGACGGCGGCCTGGAGTTCGGCGAGGACGGGCGTGTTCACCCAGAGCAGGTTCTCGGCGCTGACGGTGCCCTGGTGGGCGTCGATGATGCCCGGCACCACGACCCCGGCGGCGCGGACGCGATGACCGTCGGCGGCCGCCTTCTGCCCGAGCTCGACCACGGTGTCGACGAGCGCGTCGAGCACAGCGCGGCCACCGGCTTCCCGGGGCGTGGCCCTGGTCTCCCGGTGCACGACGGCACCGTCCGCGGCGACCAGGCCGCACTTCATCCGGGTACCACCGAGATCGACGGCGACCACGACTTCACAGGGCTCCACGGAGCGCCATTATGCAGCGTTACCCCGGGGTTCGAACATCCATGAGCACTTTATGGACAGATCCGGGGGCTGGGTCAGGAGCGCAGACCCCGGTCGAACGCCGCGACCAGGAAGGCGATCAGGTTCTCCGCCAACCGGCCCGGATCCTCGGTCTCCACGGCCCCAGGCGCCTTCGACAGCGCCTGCGACTGGTGCAACGCGAGCAACCCGAGCATGTTGAAGTACCCGAACTCCACCGACTCCGGCGCCGCCCGCGGCAACGCCCGCTGCAACGCCGCGAGGTACCGGGACTCCACCG encodes the following:
- the nagA gene encoding N-acetylglucosamine-6-phosphate deacetylase, with translation MTTYRVARLVTPDDVLENAWIQVEDGDIVAFGRRSDGMPADGRRPEDLGAATVVPGFVDIHTHGGGGATYSTTDPEEVRKAAAFHAKHGTTTTMASLVTAPLDEIVSQTACLADLVTDGVIAGVHLEGPFLSEARCGAHEPTLLRDPVEGDVAKVLGDAVKMVTIAPELEHGLDAIRQVVDAGVVAALGHTDATYEQMIAGADAGATVATHLFNGMRPFHHRDPGPVGAALNDPRLLLEVINDGMHLDPQVVRVALSAAGVSRIALITDAMIATGMPNGRYQLGGLEVDVTDGLATLAHGSHSIAGSTLTMDVAYRNAVKAGVSLVDASRMASTTPAEAFGWYHVGGIETGKRADLVVLDDDYRVDKVMRAGSWLD
- a CDS encoding 1-phosphofructokinase family hexose kinase: MAGLIGTVTLNLALDVTYQVGELVVGGSHRVGAIRQRAGGKGVNVARVAATLGHQVLALGFVGGITGELVAEELFDAGLTALLTPISAETRRTVAIVNESDGDATIFNEAGPTVSGDEWRAFHDRMPWGRLGVLACSGSLPPGVPTDAYAEIAVRARHHDVLTVIDTGGEALLAAAKAGAVVRSNAAELRDALGDDVSVESGARRLTELGAAAAVITDGPHGMVAASHKGTWRALPVEQVSGNPTGAGDACTAVVAAAVAEAPEPDWSLVLQSAVAASAAAVLTPVAGDIDLAAYRRWQPQVTVQAL
- a CDS encoding ROK family protein, encoding MEPCEVVVAVDLGGTRMKCGLVAADGAVVHRETRATPREAGGRAVLDALVDTVVELGQKAAADGHRVRAAGVVVPGIIDAHQGTVSAENLLWVNTPVLAELQAAVGPDQQVTLAHDVRAGGYAEVRVGALRGTTNSLFLPLGTGIAAAMVVDGSLVSGDGYAGELGHTRFVQGEAAELCACGQRGCLETVASAAALARRYGARTGEVVDGAREVLELLAAGDPDAAAVWDEALTALVDALVLYTTLVAPTRIAIGGGLVGAGETLLAPLREGVHERLTFQREPEIVAAELGEEAGCLGAAFMAWDVAAGPAHD